The following proteins are encoded in a genomic region of Aquifex aeolicus VF5:
- a CDS encoding sigma-54-dependent Fis family transcriptional regulator, producing MDLKVEIETLYEVSKILSSSLNLETTVPYIFRLLKKLMGFERLTLTIYDPSTDQIVVRATSSGKFPKEGFKKGEGITGKVWKHGVPIVIPDISQEPEFLNKVWKRKKSKKKIAFIAVPIKSGGKVIGVLSADKEINEKDSLDEYTRFLSMIATLIANSFSLERKVQAERKSLEEEKRALETELKRVYEKLHVEGIVGRSKEILNVLEIVHRVAPTNATVLLRGESGVGKEVFARAIHFLSPRADKPFVAINCGAIPGELLEAELFGYEKGAFTGAYSTKKGKFELANGGTLFLDEIGELPLHLQVKLLRAIQEKEIERIGGTRPIKVDVRIIAATNRDLESMVREGKFREDLYYRLNVVPIFIPPLRERKEDIPVLVHYFLEKFSKEYNKEVSITQEVMDAFMKYEWKGNVRELQNVLERMVILDTDGVLSEEDLPPEIRDVKKESRIYNQTLNGETIWDLEKQLIEKALEESGFVIKEAAKKLGMTPRQVSYRIQKYGIKLPKKR from the coding sequence ATGGATTTAAAGGTAGAGATCGAAACTTTATACGAGGTAAGCAAAATACTTTCTAGTTCCTTAAACCTTGAAACTACTGTTCCCTATATATTTAGACTCCTTAAAAAATTAATGGGATTTGAAAGGTTGACGCTTACAATATACGACCCTTCCACGGATCAAATAGTTGTAAGAGCCACATCCTCAGGTAAATTTCCGAAAGAAGGTTTTAAAAAGGGAGAAGGTATAACGGGCAAGGTGTGGAAACACGGAGTACCAATAGTTATCCCAGATATATCTCAAGAACCAGAATTCCTTAACAAAGTTTGGAAAAGGAAAAAAAGTAAAAAGAAGATAGCCTTTATAGCCGTGCCCATTAAGAGCGGAGGAAAAGTGATAGGCGTTCTGAGTGCGGACAAGGAAATAAATGAGAAGGATTCTCTAGATGAATACACACGGTTCTTAAGTATGATAGCTACGCTGATTGCAAACAGCTTTTCCCTTGAAAGAAAAGTACAGGCGGAAAGAAAAAGTCTTGAGGAGGAAAAAAGAGCTCTGGAGACGGAATTAAAACGTGTATACGAGAAACTCCACGTAGAGGGGATAGTAGGCAGGAGCAAAGAGATATTAAACGTTTTGGAAATTGTGCACAGAGTAGCCCCCACTAATGCTACGGTTCTTCTGAGGGGTGAAAGCGGTGTAGGTAAAGAAGTTTTCGCGAGGGCTATACATTTCCTCAGCCCAAGGGCTGATAAGCCTTTTGTCGCGATAAATTGCGGAGCTATACCCGGAGAGCTTCTGGAAGCTGAACTCTTTGGATACGAAAAGGGAGCCTTTACAGGAGCTTATTCAACTAAGAAAGGAAAGTTTGAACTGGCAAACGGTGGAACACTTTTTCTCGATGAGATAGGAGAACTTCCTCTACACCTTCAGGTGAAGCTGCTCAGGGCAATTCAGGAGAAAGAAATAGAACGCATAGGAGGGACGAGACCCATAAAGGTTGACGTTCGTATAATCGCCGCTACTAACAGGGATTTAGAAAGCATGGTAAGGGAAGGAAAGTTCAGGGAGGACCTCTACTACCGTCTCAACGTAGTTCCCATATTCATACCGCCCTTGAGGGAGAGAAAAGAAGATATTCCGGTTCTGGTTCACTACTTTTTAGAAAAGTTTTCGAAAGAATACAACAAAGAAGTTTCCATTACGCAGGAAGTAATGGATGCATTCATGAAATACGAGTGGAAAGGAAACGTCAGAGAACTCCAGAACGTGCTGGAAAGAATGGTAATTTTAGACACGGATGGAGTCCTTAGTGAGGAGGATCTGCCTCCTGAAATAAGGGATGTGAAAAAAGAAAGTAGAATCTATAATCAAACCTTGAACGGGGAAACTATTTGGGATCTTGAAAAGCAATTAATAGAAAAAGCCTTGGAAGAAAGCGGATTTGTCATAAAAGAAGCCGCCAAAAAACTAGGTATGACGCCGAGACAGGTGAGTTACAGGATACAAAAGTACGGAATAAAACTCCCCAAAAAAAGGTAA
- the dut gene encoding dUTP diphosphatase codes for MSKVILKIKRLPHAQDLPLPSYATPHSSGLDLRAAIEKPLKIKPFERVLIPTGLILEIPEGYEGQVRPRSGLAWKKGLTVLNAPGTIDADYRGEVKVILVNLGNEEVVIERGERIAQLVIAPVQRVEVVEVEEVSQTQRGEGGFGSTGTK; via the coding sequence ATGTCTAAAGTAATACTCAAAATAAAACGCCTTCCCCACGCTCAAGACCTACCTCTTCCTTCGTACGCAACTCCCCACTCTTCGGGACTCGACCTGAGGGCTGCAATTGAAAAACCCCTAAAAATAAAGCCCTTTGAAAGGGTATTGATACCCACGGGTTTAATATTGGAAATCCCCGAAGGTTATGAGGGACAGGTGAGGCCAAGGAGTGGTCTGGCCTGGAAAAAGGGACTTACAGTTTTAAACGCTCCGGGAACTATAGACGCGGACTACAGGGGGGAGGTAAAGGTGATACTTGTAAACTTGGGAAATGAAGAGGTGGTGATAGAGAGAGGGGAGAGGATAGCCCAGCTCGTTATCGCACCAGTTCAGAGGGTGGAAGTCGTGGAGGTGGAGGAAGTGAGTCAAACCCAAAGGGGAGAGGGAGGATTTGGGAGCACGGGAACCAAGTAA